Proteins encoded in a region of the Carassius gibelio isolate Cgi1373 ecotype wild population from Czech Republic chromosome B5, carGib1.2-hapl.c, whole genome shotgun sequence genome:
- the LOC127958707 gene encoding ubiquinone biosynthesis protein COQ4 homolog, mitochondrial-like, which yields MRGLSSFLKTSRGYYCRRSYGVLTGQQHTSSDSKQYDGRLYPSHIPTSSVQKAVLALGSGVVALKNPYRHDMVAVLGETTGHQALIKLRNRMRNDPEGCTILKERPRIRLSTLDLTRMSALPDGTLGREYLHFLEENRVTPDSRADVKFVDDEELAYVMQRYREVHDLLHTLLNMPTNMLGEVVVKLFEAAQTGLPMCFLGAMLGPLRLSVSRLQLLVQSLGPWALQNGGRARCVLSMYYERRWEQNLDKLRHELNIEPPPVNLISSIKNTYSNS from the exons ATGCGTGGTCTGTCTAGTTTTTTAAAAACCTCTCGCGGATATTATTGTCGACGTTCATATGGAg TACTCACCGGACAGCAGCACACAAGCTCAGATTCAAAGCAGTATGATGGAAGGTTGTATCCAAGTCATATCCCAACAAGTTCTGTTCAGAAGGCTGTTTTGGCTTTAGGTTCTGGTGTCGTTGCTCTGAAGAACCCCTACAGACATG ATATGGTTGCGGTGCTTGGGGAAACCACAGGGCACCAGGCCCTGATCAAGTTAAGGAATCGGATGAGAAATGACCCAGAGGGTTGCACTATTCTCAA AGAGCGTCCAAGAATCCGTCTGTCTACTTTAGACCTCACTCGAATGTCTGCTTTGCCAGATGGGACTTTAGGAAGAGAGTATCTCCATTTCCTAGAAGAAAAT AGAGTCACCCCTGACTCAAGAGCTGATGTAAAATTTGTAGACGATGAGGAGCTAGCGTATGTCATGCAACGATATCGTGAGGTCCATGACCTCTTGCATACCTTGCTTAATATGCCCACCAATATGCTAG GTGAGGTTGTAGTGAAATTGTTTGAAGCTGCACAGACTGGTCTGCCCATGTGTTTTCTGGGTGCAATGCTTGGACCCCTCCGTCTGTCTGTCAG TCGTCTACAGTTGCTGGTTCAGTCTCTGGGACCATGGGCTCTGCAGAATGGTGGTCGTGCCCGATGTGTTCTGAGCATGTACTATGAACGGCGCTGGGAGCAGAACCTTGATAAATTGAGACATGAGCTGAACATTGAGCCACCACCTGTCAATCTGATCTCATCCATCAAGAATACATATTCAAACTCGTAG